The Mercurialis annua linkage group LG2, ddMerAnnu1.2, whole genome shotgun sequence genome contains a region encoding:
- the LOC126668700 gene encoding uncharacterized protein LOC126668700 has translation MWNPGMEFQVGMIFPNRASVQACATAYSVENGREHKSRRTTNYTVVFACRYNPICKWWLRATLLQATHTWTCTKYIGPHTCNELVPNANHRNFGAREIAKYVRREVMEQRDIRVNTLIAGIWDEHRVRPPYKRMWYAKEKAIASVYGDWHESFGCINDIMHNMVHVNPGSFWHAEGDDVYINGMLQPNIRTFVRMFWTFFPMVAGFRFCKPVLFVDGTHLYGRYKMTMLIASAIDGNSHIMPVAFAIVESESTESYEYFLGHLREQVILGRKVSIISDRHAGILAVLRRPEWADVPHKFCIRHLASNFNTHFRDKSLKKLMEKAGRAYQKKKYKRYMEVMRIKSPEGYAWLTDEHRPKEKWSRAHDHRGQRHNVMTTNYAESVNATLRNIRGLPISSMLETLI, from the exons ATGTGGAATCCTGGGATGGAGTTCCAAGTTGGGATGATCTTCCCAAATCGTGCTTCTGTTCAGGCATGCGCTACTGCTTATTCTGTTGAGAATGGGAGGGAGCACAAAAGTCGCCGGACAACCAACTATACTGTTGTGTTTGCATGTAGGTATAATCCTATTTGCAAATGGTGGCTGCGTGCAACTCTGCTTCAAGCAACTCATACGTGGACATGCACAAAATATATCGGGCCGCATACGTGCAATGAGCTGGTGCCAAATGCTAATCATAGAAATTTTGGGGCACGAGAAATTGCGAAATACGTGCGGAGGGAAGTGATGGAGCAGCGTGACATACGCGTTAATACCCTTATTGCTGGCATTTGGGATGAACATAGAGTGAGACCTCCATATAAAAGAATGTGGTATGCAAAGGAGAAGGCAATTGCTTCTGTTTACGGGGACTGGCATGAATCCTTCGGATGTATCAATGACATAATGCATAATATGGTTCACGTAAATCCGGGCTCATTCTGGCATGCGGAAG GCGATGATGTTTACATTAACGGGATGCTTCAGCCGAATATTAGAACGTTCGTTAGAATGTTTTGGACTTTTTTTCCGATGGTTGCTGGATTTCGATTCTGCAAACCTGTTCTGTTTGTCGATGGGACCCATTTGTATGGGAGATACAAGATGACGATGTTGATAGCGTCAGCGATAGATGGAAACAGCCATATAATGCCAGTAGCGTTTGCAATTGTGGAATCAGAAAGTACTGAAAGTTACGAATATTTTCTCGGGCATTTACGGGAACAGGTCATTCTTGGACGGAAGGTTTCCATTATTTCTGATCGCCATGCTGGCATTTTAGCAGTTCTGAGGCGTCCTGAATGGGCTGATGTTCCGCACAAATTCTGCATAAGGCACTTGGCCAGTAATTTCAATACTCACTTTAGGGACAAGTCGTTGAAAAAATTGATGGAGAAAGCAG GTCGGGCATATCAgaagaaaaaatacaaaagataTATGGAAGTCATGAGGATAAAAAGCCCAGAAGGTTATGCATGGTTAACCGACGAGCATCGACCGAAAGAAAAATGGTCAAGGGCCCACGACCATCGAGGACAGCGCCACAACGTGATGACAACAAATTATGCCGAGTCGGTCAATGCGACCCTAAGGAACATTAGGGGGCTTCCAATTTCATCAATGCTTGAGACtttaatttaa
- the LOC126668699 gene encoding serine/threonine-protein phosphatase 7 long form homolog codes for MSLGLTPFDSIHPRIREGVVQTGLSGFIEMRQYQVDMSLVTALVERWRPETHTFMLPEEECTVTLQDVAILTGLPVDGFAVIGGPQHDYQGVGVAHLGRELELSGTTSGSSWVGTRWLFEQFRHFRELDDDVSDMEVEWAVRAYLWAALDGLCFTDLNSGHLGLRILPHLEDLEDQRSISWGSAVLAHLYHELCICSMASQHRRNIGGALWILQLWAFERLTPLRPRYAALPITQHLPLGDRWAGPRERRVRGAPRHDLSYFRLLLDRLLCFDLILSVQIVWQPYTDDLLRSIPSQYLAGSEVWRARVPLIYYNIVEWHQPDRVLQQFGLIQPIPLAPVQDHRLHSLLYKSSNNYMEILGYYVLIWLHRESHVVGGYRFERPPHYHSQYMEWYRRHTRRWITWQGAADGSSRDLAEMVHVRRSSRDSIIGSAARSSQMAYMEDRRDVTLPPPEPAVPAFVLPPLPPLTVDLDSIHGRRRQRPTPRQPRQRPDQPIPPPVYYHYDAGESSQTRQNYCGPTQFQGDGSQFQQHSQVPPISSFPVPPSSGPFFYSSEPTPYTTPLTEPAQYRQATPPPFQAPQHGQPSTPSDQGYRPVFS; via the exons ATGAGTCTTGGACTTACGCCCTTCGACAGTATCCATCCTCGTATCCGAGAGGGGGTCGTACAGACAGGGTTGTCTGGTTTTATAGAGATGAGACAGTATCAGGTAGATATGTCTCTGGTGACTGCCTTAGTGGAGAGGTGGAGGCCGGAGACCCATACCTTTATGTTACCTGAGGAGGAGTGCACAGTCACACTACAGGACGTTGCCATCTTGACAGGACTGCCTGTAGATGGATTTGCAGTTATCGGAGGTCCACAGCACGACTACCAGGGCGTCGGCGTAGCCCATTTGGGGAGAGAGTTAGAGTTGAGCGGGACGACTTCTGGTTCTTCGTGGGTAGGGACTAGGTGGTTATTCGAGCAGTTCCGTCATTTTCGAGAGTTAGACGACGACGTTTCAGATATGGAGGTGGAGTGGGCTGTTCGGGCGTATCTCTGGGCCGCTTTGGATGGGCTGTGCTTCACTGATTTGAACAGTGGACATTTGGGGTTGAGGATTTTACCACATTTGGAGGATTTGGAGGATCAGCGATCCATCAGTTGGGGATCAGCCGTGCTTGCCCACCTGTACCACGAGCTTTGCATTTGTTCTATGGCTTCACAGCACAGACGTAACATCGGTGGCGCCCTTTGGATTTTGCAGCTTTGGGCTTTTGAGCGTTTGACGCCGTTACGTCCCCGTTATGCTGCGCTTCCCATCACACAGCATCTTCCTTTAGGCGACAG ATGGGCGGGCCCTAGGGAGCGTCGGGTCCGAGGGGCCCCCAGACACGATTTGTCTTACTTTAGACTCTTGCTTGACAGGCT tttatgttTTGACCTAATTCTTTCTGTGCAGATTGTTTGGCAGCCATACACCGACGATCTCCTCAGATCCATACCCTCCCAGTACCTTGCGGGTTCAGAAGTTTGGCGTGCTCGGGTACCCTTGATTTACTACAACATTGTGGAGTGGCACCAGCCAGATAGAGTATTGCAGCAGTTTGGGCTTATTCAGCCTATCCCTCTGGCCCCAGTGCAAGATCACCGCCTCCATTCCCTCCTTTACAAGAGCAGCAACAACTACATGGAGATCCTCGGGTATTACGTACTGATTTGGCTCCACAGGGAGTCACATGTCGTTGGCGGTTACCGTTTTGAGCGTCCACCACACTACCATTCCCAGTACATGGAGTGGTATCGGAGACACACCCGGAGGTGGATTACCTGGCAGGGTGCAGCTGACGGTTCGAGT CGTGATCTGGCGGAGATGGTCCACGTCCGGAGATCTAGCCGTGACTCCATAATTGGGTCCGCTGCACGCAGTTCACAAATGGCGTACATGGAGGATCGTCGGGATGTCACTCTTCCACCGCCTGAGCCAGCAGTCCCGGCATTTGTACTGCCTCCTCTCCCTCCTTTGACGGTTGACTTGGATTCCATTCACGGTCGTCGTAGACAACGGCCTACACCACGCCAGCCTCGCCAGCGGCCAGATCAGCCTATACCGCCCCCTGTGTACTATCATTACGATGCAGGAGAGAGCTCGCAGACACGACAGAACTATTGCGGGCCTACTCAGTTTCAGGGTGACGGTTCACAGTTTCAGCAGCACTCGCAG GTCCCTCCGATCTCATCGTTTCCGGTACCACCGTCATCCGGGCCGTTCTTTTACTCCTCTGAACCGACGCCGTATACCACTCCTCTGACAGAGCCGGCTCAGTATCGACAGGCTACACCACCCCCATTTCAGGCACCTCAGCATGGTCAACCTTCTACCCCCTCTGATCAGGGTTACCGGCCCGTGTTTTCTTGA